ATGGATATCAACCTTTGTCTTTCCTTCTTGAGCTTTTCTTTTATCAATTCTCCACCAATTGTCATAGTAATCGAGAATCACACTTTCATTTTATAACAAACGAGCCGGTTGGCCAGTGACTTTGTTCACTTCAGCAGCCAAGATTCACATAATGAAACACCCGATGTCACCATATCGTTCCCATTAAAATGAACGATTAATCGACTTGTGCCTAAGCGGCCGCAGCCCTTCATTCACTAGGGGAGCTGGGAATATACCGGTTTGTGTTCAGTTGTAAAATAAGATACTATTACGTTAAAATGTCCGGCCAATAAGACTAAGGGTGATATAGATGAATGAGCGAAAACAGCTTGTAGTTAAATATGCACATGAATTATTTATAGAAAAAGGGTATCAAGCAACATCGATTCAGGATATTTTAGATTATAGCGGCATCTCAAAAGGAACATTTTATAACTATTTTTCTTCTAAAAGTGAATTGCTTAAGGCAGTCTTCCTTTCCGCAAAGGAGAAATTCGAGACGGAGCGGAATGAGCTGCTTATCGGCCAAAACCTTGCAGATATAGAAATTTTCATTAAACAGTCCGAATTGCAAATACACTCCAATAAAAGTAGTAAACTATTTTCTTTGTATGAAGAAATCATGATTTCAAATGACACCGATCTTAAGAATTTCATTACACATGTTAAATTCCAAAATATACATTGGCTATCAAAACGGTTTCTCGAAATATTCGGTAACGAGAAAAAACCTTATATTCTGGACTGTGCCATCCTCTATTCAGGGATGATGCATCAAATGATACATTTTAACTCCTTGGCTAAAGAGCCCGATTTCAACCCTACGGAAATCATTCGTTATTGTGTAGATAGAATTAAAACGATTTTTGAAGACGTGAGCCGAGCCAACGTACAGCTATTGGAGCCTGATCTCATCAAGCAATGGCTGCCTGAATTCTTCCATACAGAGCAGGATTTTCATACAGCACTGTTACACTCTGCCACCGACCTGAAAAAAGTGATCTTCAAGCTTTGCCAGGATGATGAAGCAGAGCGGGTAAAAAACCTAAAATTAATCCATTTTATCCAAGAGGAATTTTTACAAAACTCCGATCCACGTATCTTCCTCATTGAAAGTGCCCTGCTGTCCCTAAGTACCAGCCCAAAGCTTAAGGATACAGCGGAAATAAGGGAATTCGAAAAGGTCATTGCCAATAGCTGAATTGAACTGGCCTAGCCTTTTTGGGCGTTCTGTTCCCAATTGAACTCCTTTGGTGACATTCGGAGACTCCTTTCTAGGAGTCTTTCGCTTTTTGTAAAGGAAATTGGCTCCGTACCCTTCTTTTTTTGTGACAATTCTGCAAACATATAACTGATATCCACAAATTTTAGTATAATGACTTTTAGTAGTGTGATCTCAGGAGGAGTTTTTCATGAATATAATCATGCGTTTTCTTATCAACGGGCTCGTGTTGCTCGTTATTGACTGGCTTCTCGACTCCATCACGAT
This genomic stretch from Peribacillus muralis harbors:
- a CDS encoding TetR/AcrR family transcriptional regulator encodes the protein MNERKQLVVKYAHELFIEKGYQATSIQDILDYSGISKGTFYNYFSSKSELLKAVFLSAKEKFETERNELLIGQNLADIEIFIKQSELQIHSNKSSKLFSLYEEIMISNDTDLKNFITHVKFQNIHWLSKRFLEIFGNEKKPYILDCAILYSGMMHQMIHFNSLAKEPDFNPTEIIRYCVDRIKTIFEDVSRANVQLLEPDLIKQWLPEFFHTEQDFHTALLHSATDLKKVIFKLCQDDEAERVKNLKLIHFIQEEFLQNSDPRIFLIESALLSLSTSPKLKDTAEIREFEKVIANS